DNA from Scheffersomyces stipitis CBS 6054 chromosome 1, whole genome shotgun sequence:
CTCTTGTTTCTCAAATTCGACTACCAAGATCTTGGTTGATCTATTGCAATATTACTTTTGTCATTTTAAAGCTTTTTGCAAAAACTCAATTCATTTTCTCAACTACAAAATAACTGTAACTATTAATAGTTGCTCTCATCTTTCTCGCTATCTTTCTACTCTCCACGTTCTCGCTAAATTCTCGATTCTCGCTAAGTAGTTTACCAGATTCGATGCGATGAGCTACAACTGTTAATTTATACTAATCCAttctttcaccaacaacaacttctacttcatttCCTACCATGTATAGACGGTTTATACCCAACATTATAATCACCGGGACTCCGGGTTGTGGGAAGACTTCTCATTCCGAGCTGCTCTTGTCTGTTCTCAACGACAAAGCTGAGGATTCTAGGaaatttcaacatttttcagtttctgaTATTGCCAAAGAACGTAAATGTATCGAAAGCTACGACGAGAAATTGGACACGTCAGTAGTGGACGAAGATAAGCTCTTAGATTCCCTTGAACCTGACTTAGAAAAAGGTGGCATATTGGTAGACTGGCACTGCTGTGATatctttccagaaagatTGATTGACTTGGTAGTCGTCTTGAGGACAAACAACTCGTTGTTGTATGATagattgaaaaagagagGCTACAAGGACAACAAGATCCAGGAGAACATCGACTGTGAGATTATGGAGGTCATAGCTCAGGATGCGAGAGAATCATATCTTCCTGAAATAGTCATAGAGTTAGAATCCAATTCTGTAGAGGACATGGAGGAAAACGTAGACAGAATCGCTGCCTGGACTATAAATTGGATTAACGATCATCCAAAGGGTGTTACCAACGAATTGGATCCAGAACTAGTAGCTGCAATCaatgctgaagatgaagatgaagatgaagatggtgaagattatgaagaagaagaagaagacgatgaagaggaagacgaagaagacgaagatgaagagtaAGCAATTTGAAAGTATAGACGATATATCTGTCCAcaatgaagagaagatcAGCTGATCAATAATCTTTATTTTAGGACAGATGAGAGAGGTGTAGTAAGAATTCCAGATATATAATTATAGTTCCTACAGATATCATACTGGCAGTTTATATTAAACACCATCCCAACCAAACCTCACTGGTGAATAGATATGCAATCAAAAGGTATAACTAATAATAAAAAGAAATAGAACTGAAATTTGTTTGCTGTGGATTGaatattcaatattctcTAAGCAAAGCTGTAGATGAATCTTCTGACGTATTCCAATGCAAGCAAGGCAAGGATAACCAAGAGGGCTTGGTAACCCTTAGTGACAGCCAAGTAGGACCACTTCAGCTTTAATCTGGCCATGTTGTGGGCTTCAAGCTCGACTATACACTTAGCGTTCTGTTCAAAAATATActttgattcttcaatgatttccaatttttgttcttcagtAAGACCGTTTCTGGTGACAAGCTCGTAGTCTCTCTTGTAGATCATTCTGAGCAAGTTCTCGTCAGCAACATCGAACGTGAAGAAATTCGTTCCCAACTTAACGATTTCTTCGTGGGACAAGCCGTTCTTGTGTGGGAACAAGCCAGTAGCCTTTGCGAAAGACGATCTCATGATTCTTCCACCGGCAAACAAGGCCAAGTACATAACATGCAAGTAGGCAAAGAGCAAGTATGGCTTTTCGGCAGTGCCTTCCAAGATGTGATTGGCAAATGCGATCTGCTCTGGCATGATAGGGTTGACaaacttttcctttctgTCATCGTAGTAGAACAACAAGTCTTGTTCTGCCTTCTCACGTCTAGCAATTTCTGGCTTCCACACGCTCTTCAACATTGGCGTCCATTCGTCGTCCTTCTCGAGCTGGGCGTGGAGCGATTTTTCGATGGATGCAAAAACATGGTAGAAACTCTGCAAGCCCTGTCTGTAGATCTTGCCGTCTCTGAGTGCGAGGGCCATCTTGAGGGTGACCAACTTGTCGACTTTGTCATGGAGAGATCTTGTTTCGGAGTTGATTCTGTTGGCAAGAGCGCCAATGTCGTTCTTGGCCGGAAGAATCTCGTGTTGAGAAAGCTTGGTGGTGGCGCCGGAGTTTTGTACCTTGGACATTATGATACTATGCGATTTAAGATGCGAAAAAGATCGAGATATGGGAAAGTCGATCAGGGGAAAATTCTGCTAGCTAATGTTTGAAAATTACAGACAAAAAAGTCAAATGTCAAACGGATATTGGCAGTTTTCTGAGAAAAGCAGTTGTAGATGTAAACAAAGGAAAGTTGGagacttttcttcaaaaaagTGGATTCTTCCCTTTTATATTTGTATGGAGTCGTGGCAGCGATATGTCCGAGAAATTTCTGCGCCTGTAGATGCGCGTCGTTTTGTGTAACCAAGAGCGCAGTTATCGGTGCAATCGGCAGTATTAATTGGAGGGCCGAGCACGGTCTTTTCTAAAGAGTGTACGACTCGGCAAGAAGGACGCGTGAATGGTGATCTAATTGCACGTCACCAGCCAAGAAAGAGTATACCCACTTTGAGGCTGAACTCTGAAAAATATTGTTTGTTTATCTTGGGGAAAAAGGGCTGAAGCGATGGGGTTAAGCTCAAATGAATGCCGATAAGATCGAATAAAATTCTCCGACCGTAGGGTGACTGTTTCTGAACAGTTTCTAGAGAAGAGCTGAGAAGAGCTGAGAAGAGCACAGAAGAGCACAGAAGAGCACAGAAGAGCAGACCGAAAAGTCCACAGAGAGCCAGAAAGTGATGTTTACAGAGGTTTTAGTACGAAGTCGTACTGGAATAATCGCACAACACTTCTTATTGTCGGGCgccaattcttgaaattaCAACTTGGTTCTTGTATTGTCTCTGAATATAGGCAGGAGCCCTAATCTCCCAATTCACTTTCTACGAACTGGTTGCACCATATTTTCTGCGAATGTGTAATTCCGATAATCAACTTCTgcagttgttgatttgCTCCGATTAACGGCAATGCCACAGCCTAGCAAGGGTAAAAATACAATGAGTAGGGAGCTGGTTTTTAAACAATATCTGGTTAGCCCAACAATAAAGAACAGTAGGTATAAGCCACGAATTTGATTGCGAAAACAAGGGGTACCTGAAATTGTTGCAGCGGCTGGAGCGCTCAACTCTTGCAGGGGAGAGTATTAGGGAAGGTGTAAACCAGGATAAGGCTGAAGAAATTTGAGCAAAGAGTGTACGCTTGACCATACATGCTTAGGCAAAGAAACTTCGAAAATGTATTGAACTAATTCTGTTTCAATACCTTCACCTAGATGACCCCCCATAGACTTGTTTTGACATAAAAATTTGAGCAAGCATTGCAATTACGTCGTTGTTGGCAGGCTTCAAGAATTAAAAGTTGGAAGCCAAGTACCTTATAATTGCGCAGACAATATTGAATGATTGCCATCATAGGTTGTTGATATCCAATATCAGAAGCAATTGGTTGATATCTTTGACTCGTTTCTAAAGTGTTTGGgattcatttcttctccaaggGGAATTGCGATATTTGGTGGAGCGTATGGATGCTATTCGCAACTGCCATGAGGATTGCAAGCTTCCGACTATTTGATTATGAGACTCAAGGTAACGAGTTCAACCTTTTCACCTATCGTCTGCAGTATTCCACTTTTACATGATCGTTTTAGAAGAATTTAATACCCTTTCAAATATCCAAAATGAATCCTTCCTGGTGAGAGTATCTATATGTGTGCGAGTTGCTTTATACCACTACAAGGGTTTGATCAGGGTGGCTCAACCGTTAAGGAGATGGGACCATATTTTATTTACGAAAAGTCAACTCAATTGTCGTCTGAAAGTTCGCCTACCCCCGATTCCGCCTCGAAAGCTTTGTTGACGGGAACCCGCCCTTTCAGAATAGGAATTCCACCTACAGCAAACTATTGAAGTACATAGATCATTACATTAGATGACACGTACTGCTTTTGACAAGATGTGACTTTGATAGTAGAGTTTATAGTGATGGCATATATTCAGCCACTAACAAGAATTTACTGAAATCTGCTGAATTTGACACAGAAGATATTCAGCCTTGATAAATTATCATGTCACAGCCAAAAAAATAATCTCGCCCTGCATTTCGAACTGTCGTAAACTCACATGATGATAGAATACGTCAATTTATTTTATGCAAACCTACTAAGATTATTCTTCTCTGTTTTCAACAATGTAAGAATCGAATGTCAGCAAAAACTCTTGTACAGTTAATACTCATTCCTTGTTAGACTACGTTAAAGAGGTTTGTTGGTCGATATTAGAAAATAATAAATTGACCCCAATTTAGTTACACAGAAAATTCTATAGGCTTAAAATATGGTGAAATAGATAGTGGCAACCTTCTGCATCGTAAAACATCTGCTCACTTATTCCTACAGGATATATCCAACAttattgttcttttctttccCTTTATCTTAATAATTTTTCGTTCTACTTTATACCTCGCCTAAGTCAAAGAAAAAAGGCAACACACTCGTACCAGATCTCCAAATCTCAGAAGATACTCTATCCGATGAACCCAAGTTGTACAAAATGGCGTGTTGATCACAACTTGCCGTTGTTTTAGTTGGAAGAATctttgaattttgcaactgccTTAGCTTCGGCTACTGCCCAAACTTGTGCAACGCCATAGCTTCAGCAACCGAATTTCAGTAAGTGCCTTGCAAAGTCGTTACCCTTTTTTCACATGAGCATATACTTCCCAGAACTAAAATACTTGAACAGATCTAAAAATCTGTTCTACTCGAAGGATAAATGTCAGTATAAAAGGCTTCCATTTCTCattggaaattgaaatt
Protein-coding regions in this window:
- the FAP7 gene encoding Predicted nucleotide kinase/nuclear protein involved oxidative stress response, whose translation is MYRRFIPNIIITGTPGCGKTSHSESLLSVLNDKAEDSRKFQHFSVSDIAKERKCIESYDEKLDTSVVDEDKLLDSLEPDLEKGGILVDWHCCDIFPERLIDLVVVLRTNNSLLYDRLKKRGYKDNKIQENIDCEIMEVIAQDARESYLPEIVIELESNSVEDMEENVDRIAAWTINWINDHPKGVTNELDPELVAAINAEDEDEDEDGEDYEEEEEDDEEEDEEDEDEE
- the HMX1 gene encoding heme binding protein yields the protein MSKVQNSGATTKLSQHEILPAKNDIGALANRINSETRSLHDKVDKLVTLKMALALRDGKIYRQGLQSFYHVFASIEKSLHAQLEKDDEWTPMLKSVWKPEIARREKAEQDLLFYYDDRKEKFVNPIMPEQIAFANHILEGTAEKPYLLFAYLHVMYLALFAGGRIMRSSFAKATGLFPHKNGLSHEEIVKLGTNFFTFDVADENLLRMIYKRDYELVTRNGLTEEQKLEIIEESKYIFEQNAKCIVELEAHNMARLKSKWSYLAVTKGYQALLVILALLALEYVRRFIYSFA